A window of Streptomyces sp. Je 1-332 genomic DNA:
GTACCCTGACGCCGACGACCGGGGCCGCGCAGCGGAACCGGCCGACGACGCCGAGGACGACGAGGACACGCTCTATCTCGAGGACGGCTTGTTCGACCTCGAGCCCGTGCTGCGTGACGCGGTAGTGCTCGCACTGCCGATGCAGCCGGTGTGCCGGGACGACTGTCCGGGCCTGTGTTCCCAGTGCGGAGCACGGCTCGCGGACGACCCGGAGCACCACCATGACGCCGTCGACATTCGTTGGGCGGCATTGCAGGGACTCGCCGGGACCATCCAGGACGGCGAGAAGGACGACGTGAGCGGCGCCGAAGCCGGCGTCGACGAGAAGCAGGAGAAGTAGCCGTGGCTGTTCCGAAGCGGAAGATGTCGCGCAGCAACACGCGCCACCGCCGGTCGCAGTGGAAGGCTGCGGTCCCCACCCTGGTTTCGTGTGAGCGTTGCCAGGAGCCGAAGCTCCAGCACATCGCGTGCCCGAGCTGCGGCACGTACAACAAGCGCCAGGTCCTCGAGGTCTGAGCGGCTGGTGAGAGGCACCGTGTCTAGCCACAAGATGGCGGAAGACGCCCACGCTGAAAAGGCTGCAAACGCCAAGAAGCAGGCGGAAAACACGGCCTCGTCCCACACGCTTTTGGAAGGGCGGCTCGGGTACGAACTCGAGTCCGCCCTTCTGGTGCGTGCACTGACCCACCGTTCGTACGCGTACGAGAACGGCGGCCTGCCGACGAATGAGCGGCTCGAGTTCCTCGGGGACTCGGTGCTCGGTCTCGTCGTCACGGACACGCTCTATCGCACCCACCCCGACCTGCCCGAAGGCCAGCTGGCCAAGTTGCGGGCCGCGGTGGTCAATTCGCGTGCGCTGGCGGAGGTCAGTCGTGGCCTAGAACTCGGCTCCTTCATCCGGCTCGGCCGGGGCGAAGAGGGTACGGGTGGCCGGGACAAGGCTTCCATCCTCGCCGACACCCTTGAAGCGGTGATCGGCGCGGTCTATCTGGACCAGGGTCTGGACGCGGCGGGCGAGCTGGTGCACCGGCTCTTCGACCCGCTGATCGAGAAGTCCTCGAACCTGGGAGCGGGCCTGGACTGGAAAACCAGCCTCCAGGAGCTCACCGCCACCGAGAGCCTCGGCGTTCCCGAGTATCTCGTCACGGAGAGCGGCCCGGACCACGAGAAGACCTTTACTGCTGCCGCCCGCGTCGGAGGCGTCTCGTACGGCACCGGCACCGGCCGCAGCAAGAAGGAAGCGGAGCAGCAGGCCGCGGAGTCCGCGTGGCGCGAGATTCGCTCCGCTGCGGATGAGCGAATCGCTGCCGCGAAGGCTGAGGGAGTCTCCGAAGCTCCGTCCGCCTGACGACGCTTTACTGTTGGTGCCGGTTGCCCTGTCGGGTGGCCGGCACCAGCTTTTTTGCCGCTTCGCGGCATTTTCCCCCCACCCACCCGACTGCCCCGGAGTAACCCCCATGCCTGAGCTGCCTGAGGTCGAAGTGGTCCGGCGTGGACTAGAGCGCTGGGTGGCTCATCGGACCGTCGCCGCCGTCGAGGTGCTGCATCCGCGCTCCGTACGGCGGCATCTCGCGGGCGGTGACGACTTCGGGCTCCGCCTCAGGGGCCACCGGGTCGGCACGGCGATGCGGCGGGGGAAGTATCTGTGGCTGCCCCTTGAGGACAGTGGCACCTCGATCCTCGCCCACCTCGGGATGAGCGGGCAGCTGCTCGTCCAGCCCCAAGAGGCGCCCGACGAGAAGCACTTGAGGATCCGGATGCGGTTCGACGACGCGCTCGGCACCGAACTCCGCTTCGTCGACCAGCGCACCTTCGGCGGTCTGTCGCTGCACGCGAACACCCCGGACGGGCTGCCCGACGTCATCGCGCACATCGCACGCGACCCGCTGGACGAGCTCTTCGACGACGCGGCCTTCCACACCGCGCTGCGCCGCCGTCGTACGACGATCAAACGTGCCCTGCTCGACCAATCGTTGATCAGCGGTGTCGGCAACATCTATGCGGATGAGGCCCTTTGGCGCTCGAAGCTGCACTACGAGCGGCCCACGGCCACGTTCACACGCCCGCGTACGGCCGAACTCCTGGGCCACGTACGGGATGTGATGAACGCGGCGCTCGCCGTCGGCGGCACGAGTTTCGACAGCCTGTACGTGAACGTGAACGGCGAATCCGGGTACTTCGAGCGGTCGCTCGACGCCTACGGACGTGAGGACGAGCCCTGCCGCCGCTGCGGGACGCCGATGCGCCGGCGCCCCTGGATGAACCGCTCCAGCTACTTCTGCCCGCGCTGTCAGCGGCCGCCGGCCGCCCCGCTGTCGTAGCGCTCGCGGGCTTCGAGGACGCCGTCCATCCTGCCCTCGACGAAGTGGATGAGGCCCATCAGACGGTCGGTGATCTCCCGCCCCAGCGGGGTGAGTTGATAGTCCACGCGCGGAGGGTTGGTGGGCTGTGCGTCACGCTGGACCAGGCCGTCGCGCTCCAGCGCGTGCAGCGTCTGGGACAGCATCTTCTCGCTCACGCCGTCGACCCGGCGGCGCAGCTCGTTGAAACGGAACGTGCCGTCGTGCAGCGCGCCCAGAGTGAGCGCACCCCAGCGTCCGGTGACGTGCTCCAGGGTGCCGCGCGAGGGGCACTGCCGAGAGAACACGTCGTATGGCATGTCCTGAGCGGTCGAGTCCATACGGACAGCATACTCGCGCGCAGCGCTGACCCACAGGTGGCGCTAACTAGAAGTTAGTGCTTGCCCTGGTCTGCCGCCTAGAAGCCGAAGTCCTGCGTCCACCAGGGGCCGCCCGGCGCGAAGTGCGCGCCGACGCCCAGCGTCTTGTAGTCGCAGTTGAGGATGTTGGCCCGATGGCCGGCGCTGTTCATCCAGGCGTCCATCACGGACTGGGCGTTGGCCTGGCCCCGGGCGATGTTCTCGCCGCCCAAATCCGATATCCCGGCCTTGTCGGCACGGTCCCACGGGGTCGCGCCATCCGGGTCGGTGTGGTCGAAGAAGTCGCGCTCGGCCATGTCCGCGCTGAAGTTCCCAGCGAGCGAGGCCAGTGCGGCGTCGCCGCTCACGGGGGAGCAGCCCACCTTGGCCCGCTCCTGGTTGACCAGGGTGAGCACGTCCGCCTCGGCCGCGCTCTCGGCGGACGGCGACTTCGCTCCGGTGGCCGGCGGGGCCTTCGGCTTCTCGGAGGGGGTGCGCGAGGGGCTCGGGGGCGTCGTCTTCTTCTTCTCCTCGGTCCTGGACGGAGCGGGAGCCTTGGACGACGGCTTCTTCGACGGCTCGGCCGAGGGCTTCTCGGTGGACTGCGAGGGGGAAGGCGTCGGGGCGTCCGGGCGTTCGGAGCCGCGGCTCGGCGGGGTCGACTCGCGCTCGGCGGTGCCGGTGTCGCCGCCCTGAGGTGCGACCTCGCTCGGGGTGGTGGCGGCGCGGACCTTGTTCGAGTCGCCGCCTCCGCCGAGGGAGTAGTTGTCGGCCCCCGGGACCAGGCCGGACGCGACGGCCACGGCACCCATGGCCACGGCCGCGGAGACACCGAGCAGGCCGGTGCGCACCGGGGTGGCGCGGCGGCCCCGGTGGCGGTGGGACACGGTGGCGGGGCGGGGCTCCGGGACGCCGGCGTACTCGCCCGCGTATGTGTCGGGGGCCCCAGTGGCGCGGCCGGTGGCGGCTGCCCCTGCGCCGGAGCGTCGGTGGCGTCCCATCTCCTGGCCTTCCTCGTCCTCAGTGGTCAACGTGGCTCACCCATACGAGTGAGGCTCATCGAGTCGGGACTGTACGCGATGGCGCATGGGGACGAAGTGCTCCGAGAGCAATTGGCCGGTTAGCGTGCACCCATGAACGAAGAAGTCAGAGTCACGGCCTGGGTGCGTGGCCAGGTGCAAGGCGTGGGTTTCCGCTGGTTCACGCGGGCCAAGGCTCTGGAGATCGGCGGCCTGAGTGGTTTTGCTCTCAATCTGGAGGACGGCCGCGTGCAGGTCGTCGCCGAGGGCCCCCGCGTGGGTGCCCAGGGGCTGCTCGACTGGCTGCGCGAGGGCGACACACCCGGCCGCGTCGACGGTGTCACTGAGATCTGGGACACTCCGCGCGGCATCTACGACACCTTCGCGATTCGCTGACGGAGAGCGGCCGGGCGAACCGCTCCGGTGAGGTTCGGGCAACCGCCCGGGGCAGGAAAGGCCTGGTGGTTGCCAAGAAGGGCCCGCCGTGGCAGGCTCCCGGGTGAAGGATGATCGACACGCCCCCAGGGCCCCGCAGCAGAGGCAGCGCCGCCGTTTCCACGGCCGCAGGCCCCCGGGTCGCCCGCCAATACGGGGCGTGATCGTGTTGACCGTCAAACTTTTTGGTGAGACTCTGGAAGCCCCGCGCACCTTAGCTGTTTGGCATGTGAGAACGGCCCTGCAAGACCAGCAAGAACAACGAGTGCCAAGCACCGCGGGTGCGATTCCCTCACGACCCACACCGCTTCGGTCGGTCACTCATTGTGGAGGACCATCCATCATGGCAAAGGCGCTTCTCGGTTACGTCGGCGGTTCCGACCCGCGACTTCTCGCCGAGATGCGACGGCTCCAGCAACGCGTCCAAGACCTGGAATCTGAGCTCGTGAAGATCCAGGCCGAGAACGACGCGCTCGCGGCTGCCGCTTCTCACGAATCGCTCCTGGAGAGCATCGACGTACCCCAGGCGGAGCCTGCGCTCACCTGACCACCACCTTCAGTAAGGCGCTCACCTCACACGACCCTCGCGTAACGCTCGATCGCGGCACGCGTCTGCTGGTCTGTGAGTTGCCTGTTAACGCACGTGGTCAGGCTGCCCATGTCAGCCGCTTGTCCAGATCTGCAAGGGACGCTTCGGCGTCCCTTCTTTCTTGTCGTCTCGTGAACCGTCTTCTTTACCGTCTGATGTGCCCTGCATCTTCCTGGGTGAAACGATGAGTGACAGGTAGAGTCCGGCGGCGTGCACCTCAAGGCCCTGACACTGCGCGGTTTCAAATCCTTCGCGTCGGCGACGACGCTGAAGTTCGAGCCGGGCATCACCTGCGTCGTCGGACCGAACGGCTCCGGCAAGTCCAACGTCGTGGACGCGCTGTCCTGGGTCATGGGCGAGCAGGGCGCCAAGTCGCTGCGCGGCGGCAAGATGGAGGACGTCATCTTCGCCGGCACCACCGGGCGCCCGCCGCTCGGCCGCGCAGAGGTGTCCCTCACCATCGACAACTCCGACGGCGCCCTGCCCATCGAGTACGCCGAGGTCACCATCACGCGGATCATGTTCCGCAACGGCGGCAGCGAGTACCAGATCAACGGGGACACCTGTCGGCTGCTCGACATCCAGGAACTGCTCTCCGACTCCGGCATCGGGCGCGAGATGCACGTCATCGTCGGCCAGGGTCAGCTCGACGGTGTCCTGCACGCCGACCCCATGGGCCGCCGCGCCTTCATCGAGGAGGCCGCGGGCGTCCTCAAGCACCGCAAGCGCAAAGAGAAGGCGCTGCGCAAGCTCGACGCGATGCAGGCCAACCTCGCCCGCGTACAGGACCTGACCGACGAGCTGCGGCGCCAGCTCAAGCCGCTCGGCCGGCAGGCGGCCGTGGCGCGTAGGGCCGCCGTCATCCAGGCCGACCTGCGCGACGCCCGCCTGCGGCTCCTCGCCGACGACCTCGTACGGATGCGGGACGCGCTACGGACCGAGGTGGCCGACGAGGCGGAGCTGAAGCGCCGCAAGGACACCGCCGAGGCCGAGCTGAAGAAGGCGCTCCAGCGGGAGGGCGAGCTCGAGGACGAGGTGCGCCGCCTCACGCCGCGGCTCCAGCGGGCCCAGCAGACGTGGTACGAGCTGTCGCAGCTGGCCGAGCGGGTGCGCGGCACGGTGTCGCTCGCCGACGCCCGCGTGAAGAGCGCGACCGCCGCTCCCCCGGAGGAGCGGCGCGGCCGTGACCCCGAGGACATGGAGCGCGAGGCCGCGCGGATCCGCGAGCAGGAGGCGGAGCTCGAAGCCGCCCTCGAAGCGGCCGAGCATGCCCTGGAGGACACCGTCGGCCACCGCGCCGACCTGGAGCGGGAGCTGGCCGTCGAGGAGCGCCGCCTCAAGGACGTCGCGCGGGCCATCGCCGACCGGCGAGAAGGCCTCGCCCGGCTGCACGGTCAGGTCAACGCGGCGCGCTCGCGGGCGGGCTCCGCGCAGGCCGAGATCGACCGGCTCGCCGTGGCGCGTGACGAGGCGGGGGAGCGTGCGGTCGCCGCCCAGGAGGAGTACGAGCAGCTGAAGGCGGAGGTCGACGGGCTCGACGCCGGTGACGCGGAGCTCGGCGAGCGGCACGACGAGGCGAAGCGTTCCCTCGCGGAGGCCGAGGGTGCGCTGGCCGCGGCCCGCGAGGCCGCCACCGCCGCCGAACGCAAGCGGGCCGCGGTCGCCGCACGGCACGAGGCGCTCGCGCTCGGCCTGCGCCGCAAGGACGGGACGGGGGCGCTTCTCGCCGCCAAGGACCGCCTCACGGGGCTGCTCGGTCCTGCGGCCGAGCTGCTGTCGATCACTCCGGGGTACGAGGTCGCGGTCGCGGCGGCGTTCGGCGCCGCGGCGGACGCGATCGCCGTGACCACACCGGCGTCGGCGGCGGAGGCCATCCGGCTGCTACGCAAGCAGGACGCCGGGCGGGCCGCGCTGCTGCTGGCGGGGGCCCCGGAAGCCGACCCCGACCCGGCACGGCGGCAGGGCTCCGAAGGGCCACCCCTGGTGGCCGAACTGGTGCGCGGGCCAGCGGAGTTGATGCCCGCGGTGCGGCGGCTGCTGCGGGGGATGGTGGCCGTCGGCACCCTTGAGGACGCCGAGGACTTCGTCTACGCGCACCCGGAGCTCACGGCCGTCACCACCGAAGGCGACCTGCTCGGGGCGCACTTCGCGCAGGGCGGCTCCGCCGGGGCGCCGAGCCTTCTCGAAGTACAGGCGTCCGTCGACGAGGCGGCGGCCGAGCTGGAGCAACTCGCCGAACAGTGCGACGAGTTGGCGCACGCCCAGCAGTGGGCGGGGGAGCGGCGCAAGGAGGTGGCCGCGCTCGTCGAGGAGTTGGGAGAGCGCAGGCGAGCCGCCGACCGGGAGAAGTCCGCCGTGGCCCAGCAGCTGGGCGCCCTCGCCGGGCAGGCGCGCGGCGCCGCGGGCGAGGCGGAGCGCAGTGCGGCCGCCGCCGGTAAGGCGCAGGAGGCGCTGGACAAGGCCGCCGAGGACGTGGAGGAGTTGGCCGAGCGTCTCGCCGTGGCGGAGGAGGCCCCGGTCGAGGAGGAGCCCGACACCTCCGTACGTGACCGGCTGGCCGCCGACGGGGCCAATGCGCGGCAGACCGAGATGGAGGCCAGGCTCCAGGTGCGTACGCACGAGGAGCGGGTTAAGGGGCTCGCGGGACGCGCCGACTCGCTCGACCGGGCCGCGCGCGCCGAACGCGAGGCACGCGCGCGTGCCGAGCAGCGCAAGGCCCGGATGCGGCACGAGGCCGAGGTCGCCGATGCCGTCGCCCGTGGAGCGCGGCAACTGCTCGCGCACGTCGAGGTCTCCCTCGTACGGGCGCAGGAGGAGCGGGCCGCCGCCGAGCGCGCCAAGGAGGTACGGGAGCGGGAGCTGACCGCCGAGCGCGGCCAGGGGCGGGACCTCAA
This region includes:
- a CDS encoding DUF177 domain-containing protein produces the protein MSARLDHRNPLVFDTHELGRRPGAQQRLTRSVEAPGSPVLGIEGVIGVPVGAPVELEIRLESVMEGVLVTGTARASAEGECVRCLEPLKLEVEAEFQEMFSYPDADDRGRAAEPADDAEDDEDTLYLEDGLFDLEPVLRDAVVLALPMQPVCRDDCPGLCSQCGARLADDPEHHHDAVDIRWAALQGLAGTIQDGEKDDVSGAEAGVDEKQEK
- the rpmF gene encoding 50S ribosomal protein L32; amino-acid sequence: MAVPKRKMSRSNTRHRRSQWKAAVPTLVSCERCQEPKLQHIACPSCGTYNKRQVLEV
- the rnc gene encoding ribonuclease III, giving the protein MRGTVSSHKMAEDAHAEKAANAKKQAENTASSHTLLEGRLGYELESALLVRALTHRSYAYENGGLPTNERLEFLGDSVLGLVVTDTLYRTHPDLPEGQLAKLRAAVVNSRALAEVSRGLELGSFIRLGRGEEGTGGRDKASILADTLEAVIGAVYLDQGLDAAGELVHRLFDPLIEKSSNLGAGLDWKTSLQELTATESLGVPEYLVTESGPDHEKTFTAAARVGGVSYGTGTGRSKKEAEQQAAESAWREIRSAADERIAAAKAEGVSEAPSA
- the mutM gene encoding bifunctional DNA-formamidopyrimidine glycosylase/DNA-(apurinic or apyrimidinic site) lyase, whose translation is MPELPEVEVVRRGLERWVAHRTVAAVEVLHPRSVRRHLAGGDDFGLRLRGHRVGTAMRRGKYLWLPLEDSGTSILAHLGMSGQLLVQPQEAPDEKHLRIRMRFDDALGTELRFVDQRTFGGLSLHANTPDGLPDVIAHIARDPLDELFDDAAFHTALRRRRTTIKRALLDQSLISGVGNIYADEALWRSKLHYERPTATFTRPRTAELLGHVRDVMNAALAVGGTSFDSLYVNVNGESGYFERSLDAYGREDEPCRRCGTPMRRRPWMNRSSYFCPRCQRPPAAPLS
- a CDS encoding helix-turn-helix domain-containing protein — translated: MDSTAQDMPYDVFSRQCPSRGTLEHVTGRWGALTLGALHDGTFRFNELRRRVDGVSEKMLSQTLHALERDGLVQRDAQPTNPPRVDYQLTPLGREITDRLMGLIHFVEGRMDGVLEARERYDSGAAGGR
- a CDS encoding CAP domain-containing protein; this translates as MGRHRRSGAGAAATGRATGAPDTYAGEYAGVPEPRPATVSHRHRGRRATPVRTGLLGVSAAVAMGAVAVASGLVPGADNYSLGGGGDSNKVRAATTPSEVAPQGGDTGTAERESTPPSRGSERPDAPTPSPSQSTEKPSAEPSKKPSSKAPAPSRTEEKKKTTPPSPSRTPSEKPKAPPATGAKSPSAESAAEADVLTLVNQERAKVGCSPVSGDAALASLAGNFSADMAERDFFDHTDPDGATPWDRADKAGISDLGGENIARGQANAQSVMDAWMNSAGHRANILNCDYKTLGVGAHFAPGGPWWTQDFGF
- a CDS encoding acylphosphatase, with the protein product MNEEVRVTAWVRGQVQGVGFRWFTRAKALEIGGLSGFALNLEDGRVQVVAEGPRVGAQGLLDWLREGDTPGRVDGVTEIWDTPRGIYDTFAIR
- the smc gene encoding chromosome segregation protein SMC is translated as MHLKALTLRGFKSFASATTLKFEPGITCVVGPNGSGKSNVVDALSWVMGEQGAKSLRGGKMEDVIFAGTTGRPPLGRAEVSLTIDNSDGALPIEYAEVTITRIMFRNGGSEYQINGDTCRLLDIQELLSDSGIGREMHVIVGQGQLDGVLHADPMGRRAFIEEAAGVLKHRKRKEKALRKLDAMQANLARVQDLTDELRRQLKPLGRQAAVARRAAVIQADLRDARLRLLADDLVRMRDALRTEVADEAELKRRKDTAEAELKKALQREGELEDEVRRLTPRLQRAQQTWYELSQLAERVRGTVSLADARVKSATAAPPEERRGRDPEDMEREAARIREQEAELEAALEAAEHALEDTVGHRADLERELAVEERRLKDVARAIADRREGLARLHGQVNAARSRAGSAQAEIDRLAVARDEAGERAVAAQEEYEQLKAEVDGLDAGDAELGERHDEAKRSLAEAEGALAAAREAATAAERKRAAVAARHEALALGLRRKDGTGALLAAKDRLTGLLGPAAELLSITPGYEVAVAAAFGAAADAIAVTTPASAAEAIRLLRKQDAGRAALLLAGAPEADPDPARRQGSEGPPLVAELVRGPAELMPAVRRLLRGMVAVGTLEDAEDFVYAHPELTAVTTEGDLLGAHFAQGGSAGAPSLLEVQASVDEAAAELEQLAEQCDELAHAQQWAGERRKEVAALVEELGERRRAADREKSAVAQQLGALAGQARGAAGEAERSAAAAGKAQEALDKAAEDVEELAERLAVAEEAPVEEEPDTSVRDRLAADGANARQTEMEARLQVRTHEERVKGLAGRADSLDRAARAEREARARAEQRKARMRHEAEVADAVARGARQLLAHVEVSLVRAQEERAAAERAKEVRERELTAERGQGRDLKAELDKLTDSVHRGEVLGAEKRLRIEQLESKALEELGVEPAGLVSDYGPDQLVPPSPAAEGEELPEDPEHPRNRPVPYVRGEQEKRLRSAERAYQQLGKVNPLALEEFAALEERHKFLSEQLEDLKKTRADLLQVVKEVDERVEQVFTEAYRDTAREFEGVFSRLFPGGEGRLVLTDPDNMLATGVDVEARPPGKKVKRLSLLSGGERSLTAVALLVSIFKARPSPFYVMDEVEAALDDTNLQRLIRIMEELQEASQLIVITHQKRTMEVADALYGVSMQGDGVSKVISQRLR